A window of Panicum virgatum strain AP13 chromosome 8K, P.virgatum_v5, whole genome shotgun sequence contains these coding sequences:
- the LOC120644377 gene encoding SUMO-activating enzyme subunit 1A-like, which yields MDGGGGGGAEGELTAQETALYDRQIRVWGVDAQKRLSKAHVLVCGMNGTTIEFCKNIVLAGVGSLSLMDDHMVTEDDLNANFLIPPDASIYGGRSRAEVCCESLKDFNPMVRVSVEKGDPSLVDGEFLDKFDIVVVSGASLKTKLFINDNCRKRSKRIAFYAIDCKDSCGEIFVDLQKHSYVQKRPGGDTEQQELTYPSLQEAISVRWKTLPKKTAKLYFAMRVLENYELSKGCNPGETTLSDIPAVLSHRKDMCDKMSLSESQIPTALMERLLAAGKKEHPPVCAILGGILGQEVIKSISCKGDPIKNFFFFDAADGKGVIEDIPPPPPTAN from the exons atggacggcggcggcgggggcggcgcggagggggaGCTCACGGCGCAGGAGACGGCGCTCTACGACCGCCAGATCCGCGTCTGGGGCGTCGATGCCCAGAAGAG GCTAAGTAAGGCGCACGTGCTTGTGTGCGGCATGAACGGAACCACCATTGAG TTCTGCAAGAATATTGTTCTAGCAGGAGTTGGTAGTTTATCCTTAATGGATGATCACATGGTCACGGAGGACGATCTGAATGCAAATTTCCTGATTCCTCCGGATGCGAGCATATATGGTGGTAGATCTCGAGCGGAAGTTTGCTGTGAGTCCTTGAAAGATTTCAATCCTATGGTTCGAGTTTCTGTCGAGAAGG GTGATCCATCACTGGTTGATGGAGAATTCCTCGACAAATTTGACATCGTCGTAGTTAGTGGTGCATCTCTTAAAACAAAG CTGTTTATTAATGACAACTGCCGGAAGAGAAGCAAGCGTATTGCATTTTACGCTATAGACTGCAAGGACTCCTGTGGTGAAATATTTGTTGACTTACAGAAGCATAGTTATGTTCAG AAAAGGCCTGGAGGAGATACTGAACAGCAGGAGTTGACATATCCTAGTCTTCAG GAAGCTATCTCGGTACGTTGGAAAACTCTACCAAAGAAGACAGCAAAATTATACTTTGCCATGAGAG TCCTGGAGAATTATGAATTATCTAAAGGGTGTAATCCTGGTGAAACAACACTTTCTGATATACCTGCAGTTTTGTCTCATAGGAAGGACATGTGTGATAAAATG TCCTTGAGTGAGTCTCAAATTCCTACTGCACTCATGGAACGACTGCTAGCAGCTGGAAAGAAGGAACATCCTCCTGTATGTGCCATCCTAGGTGGTATTCTTGGTCAG GAGGTGATTAAATCAATATCCTGCAAGGGTGATCCAATCAAGAATTTCTTCTTTTTTGATGCGGCTGACGGTAAAGGTGTCATCGAGGAtatcccaccaccaccacctacgGCAAACTGA